The nucleotide sequence CTGGGTAGTAGCTCAGGCAATTCTCATCGTCGGTTTTGTCGTTTTGCCAGTCTACCGCCCAGTTAATTTACCTCTTGACAGATTTATTAACTTAAGCATTGCTGCTCTACTAGGACTGGCGGCATTAGTGCTACTTGCCAAAGGATTGCTGGATTTGGGACAGCAGCTGACTCCCTTACCTTATCCCAAAGACAACGGGCAGCTAGTTCAAACTGGTGTCTACAGCATCGTGCGCCATCCCGTCTACAGTGGCTTAATTTTGGCTGCCTTAAGTTGGGCAATCTTCTTCGTCAGCTTGTCCCACCTGGTAGCAGCAGCTATCCTATTCGTCTTTTTGGATGCCAAAGCCAGCCACGAGGAAGGATGGTTAACGCAAAAGTACCCAGATTACGCAGATTATCGGCAACAAGTCAGAAAGCTGATTCCCTGGCTCTACTGAGCGAACCAAATCCAGTAGAGGGTATCACACTTTGTCTACCACTCTGATTTTTTTTGCCCAGGTGTAAAATTGCCACATGAAGTTTTACTAAGTTGCCAGTTCAGGATAGAATTGCAAAATGGTGTGAGTAAGCAGAAATATCTATTCAGCTGATGTCCACTCTTTCATCAACACTGACCCGTCCTCAAAATGTTGGCAACTCCCATCTGGGGAGTAATGTATCGCCTTTGTTAACCAAAGCTGTGTATCAAACCGACCAGCAAGTAAAGTTCTTGCATTTGCAAGTGGAAGTTGAAATTCTTTTGCAGCAACTGCAATCACTTAAGAAGCAGCGTCTAACATTAGATTGTCAAGATGCGGGTTTCTCCGATGCCATCGGTAACAAAAAGCTATAGTAGTAAGGTTTTGTCCTTCTTAAGTGCGGTTTGTAACCCGGTCAGCAACCGATAGCTGACAAAAACTATTGCCTGCCACTAATCCGCACCGGGCAGGATTTTTTTGTGCATTGATGGCTGAATTCACTTAACTGATACTTAGAAAATTTTTTAATGACTCTATCGACGATCAAAGTAACCGACACCAACCTGGTATCTGCGACAACTGCTGAAACTCTCCGCATGAGAGACATTTTGAAAAGTCTGCCGCGTGAGGTTTTTGCCAAAAATCGTCAGAAAGCCTGGACGAGCGTGGTAATCAACGTTTTAATGGTGGGATTGGGATATTGGGGGTTAGCGATCGCGCCCTGGTATCTGACACCTTTGCTGTGGATATTTACAGGCACAGCGTTGACAGGTTTTTTTGTAA is from Funiculus sociatus GB2-C1 and encodes:
- a CDS encoding methyltransferase yields the protein MKIFSDWGFSREGWRNNQRGEYWVVAQAILIVGFVVLPVYRPVNLPLDRFINLSIAALLGLAALVLLAKGLLDLGQQLTPLPYPKDNGQLVQTGVYSIVRHPVYSGLILAALSWAIFFVSLSHLVAAAILFVFLDAKASHEEGWLTQKYPDYADYRQQVRKLIPWLY